From Micromonospora echinospora, one genomic window encodes:
- the uvrB gene encoding excinuclease ABC subunit UvrB: MALDIPRLDGRFQVVSEFQPAGDQPAAIDDLERRVRRGDRNTVLLGATGTGKSATTAWLVERLQRPTLVLAPNKTLCAQLAKEFSELLPHNAVEYFVSYYDYYQPEAYIPQTDTYIEKDSSINEEVERLRHSATMSLLTRRDVIVVATVSAIYGLGTPEEYLDQAVRVTVGQEVDRDRLLRHLVEIQYTRNDMAFQRGTFRVRGDTLEIIPAYEEMALRIELFGDEVEKLYYLNPVTGDVVREVPQFLIFPASHYAAGAERMERAIGDIEAELAERLAELDRQGKLLEAQRLRMRTTYDIEMMRQVGFCSGIENYSMHIDGRLPGSPPHCLLDYFPDDFLTVVDESHVTIPQIGGMYEGDASRKRMLIDHGFRLPSAADNRPLRFDEFLERVGQMVFLSATPGPWEMEQAQGEYVEQVIRPTGLVDPEVVVKPTKGQIDDLMHEIRLRTERDERVLVTTLTKKMAEDLSDYLLENGIRVRYLHSEVDTLRRVELLRELRKGEYDVLVGINLLREGLDLPEVSLVAILDADKEGFLRSGRSLIQTIGRAARNVSGQVHMYADKITPSMAEAIDETNRRRAKQIAHNEAHGISPEPLRKKIHDILDDIYREAEDTETDNRVGGAVRQLSRGKAPVKETRSRARTTAGPSREGMARADLAQLIQELNDQMLAAARELQFELAARIRDEVAELKKELRGMDAAGVK, encoded by the coding sequence ATGGCGCTCGACATCCCCCGTCTCGACGGACGTTTCCAGGTCGTCAGCGAGTTCCAGCCGGCCGGCGACCAGCCCGCCGCCATCGACGACCTGGAGCGGCGCGTCCGCCGGGGCGACCGGAACACCGTGCTGCTCGGCGCGACCGGCACCGGCAAGAGCGCCACCACCGCCTGGCTGGTCGAGCGGCTGCAACGGCCGACCCTGGTCCTCGCCCCCAACAAGACCCTCTGTGCCCAGCTGGCCAAGGAGTTCAGCGAGCTGCTCCCGCACAACGCGGTCGAGTACTTCGTCTCCTACTACGACTACTACCAGCCCGAGGCGTACATCCCGCAGACCGACACCTACATCGAGAAGGACTCCTCGATCAACGAGGAGGTCGAGCGGCTGCGCCACTCGGCGACGATGTCCCTGCTCACCCGTCGGGACGTGATCGTGGTGGCCACGGTCTCGGCGATCTACGGCCTGGGCACCCCGGAGGAGTACCTCGACCAGGCCGTCCGGGTCACCGTGGGGCAGGAGGTCGACCGTGACCGGCTCCTGCGGCATCTGGTCGAGATCCAGTACACCCGCAACGACATGGCCTTCCAGCGGGGCACGTTCCGGGTCCGGGGCGACACGCTGGAGATCATCCCGGCGTACGAGGAGATGGCGCTGCGGATCGAGCTCTTCGGCGACGAGGTGGAGAAGCTCTACTACCTCAACCCGGTCACCGGCGACGTGGTGCGTGAGGTACCCCAGTTCCTGATCTTCCCGGCCTCGCACTACGCCGCCGGCGCGGAGCGGATGGAGCGGGCCATCGGCGACATCGAGGCGGAGCTGGCCGAGCGTCTCGCCGAGCTGGACCGGCAGGGCAAGCTGCTGGAGGCGCAGCGGCTGCGGATGCGCACCACCTACGACATCGAGATGATGCGGCAGGTCGGCTTCTGCTCCGGCATCGAGAACTACTCCATGCACATCGACGGCCGGCTGCCGGGGAGCCCGCCGCACTGCCTGCTCGACTACTTCCCCGACGACTTCCTCACCGTCGTCGACGAGTCGCACGTGACGATCCCGCAGATCGGCGGCATGTACGAGGGCGACGCCTCGCGCAAGCGGATGCTGATCGACCACGGCTTCCGGCTGCCCAGCGCGGCCGACAACCGGCCGCTGCGCTTCGACGAGTTCCTGGAGCGGGTGGGCCAGATGGTGTTCCTCTCCGCCACCCCGGGCCCCTGGGAGATGGAGCAGGCGCAGGGCGAGTACGTCGAGCAGGTGATCCGCCCGACCGGCCTGGTCGACCCGGAGGTCGTGGTCAAGCCCACCAAGGGGCAGATCGACGACCTGATGCACGAGATCCGGCTGCGGACCGAACGCGACGAGCGGGTGCTGGTCACCACGTTGACCAAGAAGATGGCCGAGGACCTCTCCGACTACCTCCTGGAGAACGGCATCCGGGTGCGCTACCTGCACTCCGAGGTCGACACGCTGCGCCGGGTGGAGCTGCTGCGCGAGCTGCGCAAGGGCGAGTACGACGTCCTGGTCGGCATCAACCTGCTCCGGGAGGGCCTCGACCTGCCCGAGGTGTCCCTGGTGGCGATCCTCGACGCCGACAAGGAGGGCTTCCTGCGCAGCGGCCGGTCGCTGATCCAGACCATCGGCCGGGCGGCCCGGAACGTCTCCGGCCAGGTGCACATGTACGCCGACAAGATCACCCCCTCGATGGCCGAGGCGATCGACGAGACCAACCGGCGGCGGGCCAAGCAGATCGCGCACAACGAGGCCCACGGGATCAGCCCCGAGCCGCTGCGCAAGAAGATCCACGACATCCTGGACGACATCTACCGTGAGGCGGAGGACACCGAGACCGACAACCGGGTCGGTGGCGCGGTGCGGCAGCTCTCCCGGGGCAAGGCCCCGGTCAAGGAGACCCGGAGCCGGGCCCGGACGACCGCCGGCCCCTCCCGGGAGGGCATGGCCCGCGCCGACCTGGCCCAGCTCATCCAGGAACTCAACGACCAGATGCTCGCCGCCGCCCGGGAGTTGCAGTTCGAGCTGGCCGCCCGCATCCGTGACGAGGTCGCCGAGCTAAAAAAGGAGCTGCGGGGGATGGACGCGGCCGGGGTGAAGTGA